One Cyprinus carpio isolate SPL01 chromosome B25, ASM1834038v1, whole genome shotgun sequence genomic region harbors:
- the ccl33.3 gene encoding chemokine (C-C motif) ligand 33, duplicate 3 isoform X1 gives MRASSLCLVFGLVLLMAWTPEAQPVAAAVPERCCFNFIDFPIPADKIVSALKTGSKCPAPGVVVTTKKPLEFCVNPDEEWVKKVMNNLETV, from the exons ATGAGGGCATCATCTTTGTGTCTGGTGTTCGGGCTGGTCCTGCTGATGGCCTGGACTCCTGAGGCTCAAC CAGTTGCCGCTGCAGTTCCAgagaggtgttgcttcaattttaTCGACTTCCCAATTCCTGCCGATAAAATTGTGAGTGCTTTGAAGACAGGTTCAAAATGCCCTGCCCCTGGCGTTGT GgttacaacaaaaaaacctttggaATTTTGTGTGAATCCAGACGAGGAATGGGTTAAGAAAGTAATGAATAATCTTGAAACTGTGTAA
- the ccl33.3 gene encoding chemokine (C-C motif) ligand 33, duplicate 3 isoform X4: protein MRASSLCLVFGLVLLMAWTPEAQPVAAAVPERCCFNFIDFPIPADKIVSALKTGSKCPGPGIVVTTPRTEFCVNPDEKWIQKVMNNS, encoded by the exons ATGAGGGCATCATCTTTGTGTCTGGTGTTCGGGCTGGTCCTGCTGATGGCCTGGACTCCTGAGGCTCAAC CAGTTGCCGCTGCAGTTCCAgagaggtgttgcttcaattttaTTGACTTCCCAATTCCTGCCGATAAAATTGTGAGTGCTTTGAAGACAGGTTCAAAATGCCCTGGCCCTGGCATTGT GGTTACAACACCAAGAACGGAATTTTGTGTGAATCCAGATGAGAAATGGATTCAGAAAGTAATGAATAATTCTTAA
- the ccl33.3 gene encoding chemokine (C-C motif) ligand 33, duplicate 3 isoform X2, which yields MRASSLCLVFGLVLLMAWTPEAQPVAAAVPERCCFNFIDFPIPADKIVSALKTGSKCPGPGIVVTTKKPLEFCVNPDEEWVKKVMNNLETV from the exons ATGAGGGCATCATCTTTGTGTCTGGTGTTCGGGCTGGTCCTGCTGATGGCCTGGACTCCTGAGGCTCAAC CAGTTGCCGCTGCAGTTCCAgagaggtgttgcttcaattttaTTGACTTCCCAATTCCTGCCGATAAAATTGTGAGTGCTTTGAAGACAGGTTCAAAATGCCCTGGCCCTGGCATTGT GgttacaacaaaaaaacctttggaATTTTGTGTGAATCCAGACGAGGAATGGGTTAAGAAAGTAATGAATAATCTTGAAACTGTGTAA
- the ccl33.3 gene encoding chemokine (C-C motif) ligand 33, duplicate 3 isoform X3, with translation MRASSLCLVFGLVLLMAWTPEAQLAAAVPERCCFNFIDFPIPADKIVSALKTGSKCPAPGVVVTTKKPLEFCVNPDEEWVKKVMNNLETV, from the exons ATGAGGGCATCATCTTTGTGTCTGGTGTTCGGGCTGGTCCTGCTGATGGCCTGGACTCCTGAGGCTCAAC TTGCCGCTGCAGTTCCAgagaggtgttgcttcaattttaTCGACTTCCCAATTCCTGCCGATAAAATTGTGAGTGCTTTGAAGACAGGTTCAAAATGCCCTGCCCCTGGCGTTGT GgttacaacaaaaaaacctttggaATTTTGTGTGAATCCAGACGAGGAATGGGTTAAGAAAGTAATGAATAATCTTGAAACTGTGTAA